A stretch of DNA from Cupriavidus taiwanensis:
GGTGATGCGCTTCGTGATCCGGATCCCCTGCGAGCCGGCAGGGTCGGTGGCCTGAACCCGCTGCGGCGCGGGCGGCGGCCTTACTTGGCCTTCTTTTTCTTTTCCTTGGGCGCCAGCATGGTGCCGCGGCATTGCGGGCTGCCGCAGCGGCACTCGAATTCCTTCTTCAGCTTGGCGGTATAGCGCGCGTCGATCACCAGGCCGTAGTCATAGAACAGCTCCTCGCCCTGGGCAATGTCGCGCAGCGCGTGAATGAAGACGCGGCCCTTCTTTTCACGCGCCTCGCAGTTGGGCTCGCAGGCGTGGTTGATCCAGCGCGCGCGGTTGCCGCCGTACTTGGCGTCGATGACGCTGCCGTCGTCCAGGCTGAAGTAGAAGGTGTGGTTGGGATCGCCGGGATCGTGCGGATGGCGCTCCAGCGCCTTCTTCCAAGAGATGTGCTCGCCCTTGTACTCGATCACCCGCTCGCCCTCGGCAATCGGGGCGATGGCATAGACGCCCTTGCCGTGCACGCCCGACTGGCGCACCTCGATCCGGTCGCTCGCCGTTTTCTTGCTGCTCTCGCCCGCTGCCTTGCGCTTTGCCTTGTCCGCCATTTGCCTGTCCGTGCTTTCGCCTGTTGTGCCTGGGTGGCCGGTGCCGGCCACCCGGCGCGAGCGGGGATGATACCGGGGCGACCGCGACACGTATACGTAGCTACACCTCCCTGCCTTCCTGCCAGCCGCCCGAGCCGCGTCCCCACGACGTATACGGCCAACGGCTCACCGGGTATACGCCCCACTCGCATACCAGCCGCATGTGGATAACCCGGGCCCGATCTGTGGACAAGGACGCGGATTGGGTGTGGGCTGCCTGGGGCTGGCATGGGGATGCCTCGGGCATAAGTCGGAGAGGGTCCGGCTCGCACCTCATCCATCGGGCTGAGTCTTCCACTTCGGCCAACATTCGACGAGACCACTTCTCGTTTACGTAAACCCTTGAAGGCAAAGATGTTTACGGGGTTTTCCACAGCGGGCGCGGGGGTTTACCTACTACTACTATCTGTATACATGAAAGAAAAAGGTAAACCGAAAGAACGACGCCGGCGCTGAGGCATCATCCGAAAGGCGACAGGCGTAAACCGCAGGTTTGCGAGAGACTTTCTGTTTGTCCATGGGGCGGCGTGTATACCGGCGACGTAAACACGGCGGCAAGATCGATTGACGCGGTATACGCGCATGCCGCCGATGCCGGTTTAGCGCGGCGGCAGATGGTGCATGCATGCGCCGAATAACGCTGAACAGTGCTGGCTGTAGCGCCGACCTGGACATGCACCATAGTGCATCTGAGTTCATTGGAGCCCTGCAGGGCCTCCAGTCCGTTCAGCACGCCCGGGGTGCCCCTGCCCCCGGAGAGCGTCTCAAGGCCGTCAGCGGCCTTCTGCAGGCGCCTGGCGGGGGTATACCGTGCCACGCCGATTGCGGCAGCCAAAGTCGCCTGGCGCACGGCATTTGCCGTTTACGCCTCTATTCCTGCCGCTGGCGGGCCCCGACGTGACCCCCTCGATTTGCCGCCAGCCCCGTGCTGGCGCGGCCTTGCGGAAACGACCAGGTAACAATCTGTTCCCGGTGCGCCTTGTCCGACACGGTATCATGTGGCCCGCGGCGTCTTAGCCGGAGCGGTGCCAGCCTGGCCGCCCGGCCGCGGACGCCTGTGTTTTATAAACTCGATACGGAGTGAAGCATGACGAAAACCGAACTGATCGACGCTATCGCAGCCGGGGTGGACGGTCTGACCAAGGCCAAGGCGGAACAGGCACTGAACGTGACCCTGTCGGCCATCATGGACGCTGTGGCCAAGGGTGACACGCTGAGCCTCATCGGCTTTGGCACGTTCAGCAAGGGCGAGCGTGGCGAGCGCATGGCGCGCAACCCGCGTACCGGCGAAGAAATCAAGGTCGAAGCCGCCAAGACCGTGAAGTTCAAGGCTGGCCAGAAGTTCAAGGACGCTGTCAACCAGTGATCCTGACGGGCTGCGCTGCAGAGCCCGGTATTGCCTGACCCCGCCATGCCGCCGCCCCGGTGCCCGAGGGCGCAGGCGCGCGCCAGGCGGGGACGTTATCCACAGTCGTGAACTGAAGATCCTGCAGTATCCGCCGCATCGCCCGCTCCGCGCCTGGGCGATGGCGCGCCAAGTCTTTCAACGGGCGTCCAGCCTTGGCCAGAACTCGCCATGCCGGGCGCCGTGCCATGTGGGGCCAACATGCTTGCCCGTCCGCAGCACCGCAGATCTCCACAGCGTTATGCACAACGCTTTCCACAGCCGATTCCACAGCGTTCTCCACAGGTGCGTGCGCCGCTGCGCGCCGCCTGTGCGGCCGCGCTGCTGGCGCTGCTGAGCGCCTGCACCACGCTCATCGAGCCGGCCCGGCCGCAGGCGCGGGCGCTGCCGGACACTGAGCGGCCGGTGACGAGCCCGGGCGCCACGCCGCGCGAGCGCATCGTCGAGATCGCCACCCAGGAATGGACCCGCTGGGGCGGACAGGTGGTGCGGCTGGGCCGCGACGACACCTCTTGCGTGACCTACAGTCCGGTGCCGGCGCCGGAATTGCCAGCCGAGCTGCCGCCGTCGTATCCGACCGACGCCGCCGCGCCTGCCGTGGCCACCACCGATACCGAGTCCAAGACCAACGGCAACCCGCCGCCGGCAGCCAGCTGCCTTTCTTTCCCGGACGGCACCGGCATGGAGGCCACCCCGCTGGGCTGCACGCTGGCGCGCCGCTACTGGGGCATCGTCGGCGAAACGCCCGGCTGCAGGCAGGTCACGCAGGGCGCGTGGGCCTGGTCGGCGGTCTTTGTTTCATGGGTCCTGCGCAAGGCTGGGCTGGACGAGCGCCAGTTCCTGACTGGCCAGTCGCACTCGATGTACGTGGTCGATGCCCGCGACGGCATCCTGCCCCATCCCGCATTCCGCATCGAGCCGGTGCCGGCGATGCCCCGCCCCGGCGACATCATCTGCGCCGGCCGCGGCCGTGACCGCTATCTCGAGGACATTGCCGAGATTGGTTTCGGCACCACGCCGATGCATTGCGACATCGTGGTCGCCGTGGATCCGGCCGCGCGCGTGGTGCGCGCCATCGGCGGCAACGTCCAGCAATCGGTATCGATGGAAGAGATCGAGCTGGGCGATTCGGGCCGGCTCGACGGGGTCACCAACTCGCACATGCCGTGGCTGCTGGTGATGCGCAACGACCTGCAGTAGGCCGGTGTATCGATGCGATTTATCAGCGAACGGTCAATTGCTGCGCGCTGATAAATCGAGTAAATATTCGTGCGCTCAGTCGAACAGCTGCAGCTGCGCGGTATCCCGGTCGCTCGTGGCCACCCCAACCCCCAGCAGCCGCACCGGCAAGCCCCGGCGCGCATGGCCTTCGGCCAGCAGCCGTGCATAGACGCCGCGATCCGGGGCATGGCCGCGGCATTCCACCGTGGTCTGCCGGAAGTCCGAGAAGCGCAGCTTTACCGTGAGCTTGTCGATGGTGTCATGCGCCTGGGCGCGCGCAATGCGCGCCTCCAGCATGGCGATCAGCGGTTCCAGTTCGGCCAGGCACGCCTGCAGGTCGGGCAAATCGTCGGCATAGGTCTCTTCCACGCTGATCGACTTGCGCTCGCGTTCGGGCGTGACTGCGCGCTCGTCGACGCCGCGGCACAGCTTGTACAGCCGCGCCCCGAACACGCCGAACTCGCGATGCAGGCGGTCCGGCGACCACGGCCGCAGGTCGCCGCAGGTCTCGGCCCCCAGCCGGCGCAGCTTGGCCGAGGTGACCTTGCCCACCCCATGGATGCGCTCCACCGGCAGCGCGGCGACAAAGGCATCGACCGCGGCCGGCCTGACCACGAACAGGCCGTCGGGCTTGTTCCAGTCGCTGGCGATCTTGGCGACGAACTTGCTGGGACCCACGCCGGCCGACACGGTCACCCCGACCTCGTCCCGCACGCGCTGGCGGATCTCTTCGGCGATGCGGGTGGCGCTGCCGGCATGGTGGGTGCACAGGCTGACATCGAGGTAGGCCTCGTCCAGCGACAGCGGCTCGACCAGTGCGGTGTATTCGCGGTAGATCGCAAAGATGCGGCGCGAGACCTCGCGGTACTTGTCCATCGCAGGACGCACGATCAGCAGGTCCGGGCAGCGCTTGAGCGCCTGCGCCGACGCCATCGCCGAACGCACGCCGTAGGCGCGTGCCTCGTAGTTGCAGGTGGCGATCACCCCGCGCCGGTCGGGCGCGCCGCCCACGGCCATCGGCCGGCCGCGCAGCGACGGGTCGTCGCGCATTTCGACCGAGGCGTAGAAGCAGTCGCAGTCGCAATGGATGATCTTGCGCTGGACCGCGGCACTGGCGTCAGGCGGGGCGGACATGGCGGCCGGGATGGGGAGCGGCTAGCTGGATATTATCTGCGGGATGAATAGCAGATATCGTTTTTCACGTCGTCTCATTGATCGATTGGATGCCGGCGGACTTCTGCCGCGCATTCATCCACAGCCCTTCGGCCGCATACAAGGCCAGCGACAGCCAGATCAGCGCGTACCCCACCTGCTTCTGCGCCGGGAACGGCTCGTGCCACAGCCATACGCCCAGCAGCAGTTGCAGGGTCGGACCGGTGTACTGCAGCAAACCCAGCAGCGACAGCGGAATGCGCCGCGCGCCGGCGGCAAAAAACAGCAGTGGCACCGCCGTCACCGGCCCGGCCAGCAACAGCAGCCACTGCGTACCCGGCGCTGCGTGAGTGAAGCTGTCCTGGCCGGTGGCGAACAGCCAGCCCAGCGCCGCCGCGGCCAGCGGGAACAGCAGCAGCGTTTCCAGCGACAGCCCTTCCAGCGCGCCCAGCGCACCGGTCTTGCGCAACAGCCCATAACCGCCAAAGCTGGCGGCCAGGCCCAGCGCGATCCAGGGCAGCTGCCCCGCCGCCACCGTCAGCCAGGCCACGCCGGCCGCCGCCACCGCGATCGCCAGCCATTGCACCCGGCGCAGGCGCTCATGCAGGAACACCACGCCGAGCAGCACGCTGAACAGCGGATTGATGAAATACCCCAGGCTGGCGTCGACCACGCGGTTGGCCGACACCGCCCAGATATAGAGGAACCAGTTCGCGCACAGCAGCGCCGCGCTGGCGGCAAACGACAGCAACAGGCGCCGGTCCCTGACCACCTGGCCCAGCCACGCCCACTGGCGGCGCCAGGCCAGGATCAGCCCCAGGAAGACCAGCGACCACACCATCCGGTGCAGCAGGATCTCCATGGGGGCGATACCGGGCAGCGACTTGATGTAGAGCGGGAGCAGGCCCCAGATGAGGTACGCCAGCAGGGCGTAGAGAATGCCGAGTTGCATAAGGTTTTCCGATCGATGCCGGCGATTCTACCGGGGCCGCGCCATCCCCGCCGGCGCGCGCCGCGTGCGGCCGCCGCCAATAAAAAACCCCATGCTCCCGAAGGACCATGGGGTTTGCGGCGGGCCCGGTTGCCCGGGCGCCACGCGGCTTACAGCTTGCGCGCGAAGCTGAACTGGGCGAAGCCCTGCTCGGCCACGTTGAACCAGGCGGCCTGGTTGTTGCGGAACACGCGCCAGTCGTCGTAGATCTTCTTGAACGACGGGTTCTTCGCGGTTTCGTCGGCGTAGGACTCCTGGGTCGCCTTGAAGCACGCTTCCATGATCTCCTTGGAGAACGGACGCAGCTTGACGCCGTTTTCCAGCAGGCGTGCCAGCGCCTGCGGGTTGACCGTGTCGTACTTGGCCGTCATGGCGGTGTGCGCCTCGATAGTGGCGGTTTCCAGCGCGCGCTTGTACAGCGCGGGCAGCTTCTCGAACTCGCTGGCCGATGCGTAGAACGACAGCTGCGCGCTGCCTTCCCACCAGCCCGGATAGTAGTAGTACGGGGCCACCTTGTAGAAGCCCAGCTTCTCGTCATCGTACGGGCCCACCCACTCGGCCGCGTCGATGGTGCCCTTCTCCAGCGCGGGGTAAATGTCGCCGCCGGCAATCTGCTGCGGCACCACGCCCAGGCGCGACAGCACCACGCCGGCAAACCCGGCGATGCGGTACTTCAGGCCCTGCAGGTCGGCCACGGTCTTGATTTCCTTGCGGAACCAGCCGCCCATCTGCGCGGTGGTGTTGCCGCCCAGGAAATTGACGACGTTGTATTCCTTGAAGAACTCGCGCATCAGCTTCATGCCGTTGCCCTGTAGCATCCAGGCATTCTGCTGGCGCGTGGTCAGGCCGAA
This window harbors:
- a CDS encoding SET domain-containing protein; the encoded protein is MADKAKRKAAGESSKKTASDRIEVRQSGVHGKGVYAIAPIAEGERVIEYKGEHISWKKALERHPHDPGDPNHTFYFSLDDGSVIDAKYGGNRARWINHACEPNCEAREKKGRVFIHALRDIAQGEELFYDYGLVIDARYTAKLKKEFECRCGSPQCRGTMLAPKEKKKKAK
- a CDS encoding HU family DNA-binding protein — protein: MTKTELIDAIAAGVDGLTKAKAEQALNVTLSAIMDAVAKGDTLSLIGFGTFSKGERGERMARNPRTGEEIKVEAAKTVKFKAGQKFKDAVNQ
- a CDS encoding DUF2272 domain-containing protein, yielding MLARPQHRRSPQRYAQRFPQPIPQRSPQVRAPLRAACAAALLALLSACTTLIEPARPQARALPDTERPVTSPGATPRERIVEIATQEWTRWGGQVVRLGRDDTSCVTYSPVPAPELPAELPPSYPTDAAAPAVATTDTESKTNGNPPPAASCLSFPDGTGMEATPLGCTLARRYWGIVGETPGCRQVTQGAWAWSAVFVSWVLRKAGLDERQFLTGQSHSMYVVDARDGILPHPAFRIEPVPAMPRPGDIICAGRGRDRYLEDIAEIGFGTTPMHCDIVVAVDPAARVVRAIGGNVQQSVSMEEIELGDSGRLDGVTNSHMPWLLVMRNDLQ
- the dinB gene encoding DNA polymerase IV, which encodes MSAPPDASAAVQRKIIHCDCDCFYASVEMRDDPSLRGRPMAVGGAPDRRGVIATCNYEARAYGVRSAMASAQALKRCPDLLIVRPAMDKYREVSRRIFAIYREYTALVEPLSLDEAYLDVSLCTHHAGSATRIAEEIRQRVRDEVGVTVSAGVGPSKFVAKIASDWNKPDGLFVVRPAAVDAFVAALPVERIHGVGKVTSAKLRRLGAETCGDLRPWSPDRLHREFGVFGARLYKLCRGVDERAVTPERERKSISVEETYADDLPDLQACLAELEPLIAMLEARIARAQAHDTIDKLTVKLRFSDFRQTTVECRGHAPDRGVYARLLAEGHARRGLPVRLLGVGVATSDRDTAQLQLFD
- the rarD gene encoding EamA family transporter RarD yields the protein MQLGILYALLAYLIWGLLPLYIKSLPGIAPMEILLHRMVWSLVFLGLILAWRRQWAWLGQVVRDRRLLLSFAASAALLCANWFLYIWAVSANRVVDASLGYFINPLFSVLLGVVFLHERLRRVQWLAIAVAAAGVAWLTVAAGQLPWIALGLAASFGGYGLLRKTGALGALEGLSLETLLLFPLAAAALGWLFATGQDSFTHAAPGTQWLLLLAGPVTAVPLLFFAAGARRIPLSLLGLLQYTGPTLQLLLGVWLWHEPFPAQKQVGYALIWLSLALYAAEGLWMNARQKSAGIQSINETT
- a CDS encoding TRAP transporter substrate-binding protein; the encoded protein is MERRSFLLKASAVAATGALAACGKGEEKAAPVAASGPAAPAVVGSNPAVEWRLASSFPKSLDTIFGGAETLSARVRELTDGKFNIKVFAAGEIVPGLQVLDAVQNNTVQIGHTAGYYYFGKNPTLCFDTTVPFGLTTRQQNAWMLQGNGMKLMREFFKEYNVVNFLGGNTTAQMGGWFRKEIKTVADLQGLKYRIAGFAGVVLSRLGVVPQQIAGGDIYPALEKGTIDAAEWVGPYDDEKLGFYKVAPYYYYPGWWEGSAQLSFYASASEFEKLPALYKRALETATIEAHTAMTAKYDTVNPQALARLLENGVKLRPFSKEIMEACFKATQESYADETAKNPSFKKIYDDWRVFRNNQAAWFNVAEQGFAQFSFARKL